The sequence AAGTAAAAATCCAGCAAGGTTGCAGGATAGTGTATCAACAATTTTAAAAAATCAGATTTATGAAAGAAAATGAAAAAAGGGTCAGCTTTCTTGTTGAGGGAGAAGACCAAAACGGAACATCAAATCTGCCGGATAATAAAAAGAGCAATAAGGATAAGCTCAAAAAGCCAATCATATTCCTTTTGATGGGCGTAGTATTTCTCGGCTGTATGTACCTCATATTTAAACCGTCGAAAGATAAAAAGGCGGTTGAAAATATCGGGCTGAACGATGCCGTGCCGCAGGCTACGGGAGCAGGAATGCCCGATGATAAAAGCAAGGCGTATGAGCAGGAAATGCTCGAACGCAAAGAGCAGGAAAAGCGCAATGCACTGACCACGCTTTCTGATTATTGGAATACTGAAGACACTACATCTGCCGACGATGAAGGAAGTTTACCTGAAGAAGACGAAAGCAACGGCTTTGGTGGTGGTGGCAGAAATTCGGGAAGAAACGGAAACACTGCACTAAACAGCTACCGTAATGCACAAAGCACACTGGGTTCATTTTATAATAATGACAATGCCGAAACAATGGAACTCCGTAAGCAAGTGGACGAACTGAAAGAAAAGTTGTCGGAAAAAGATGTGCCACCTGTGGCCACCGTTGACGACCAACTCAAATTAATGGAGAAATCCTATGAAATGGCTGCAAAGTATTTGCCGCAAAATGCTAATACCGGAAATGCTGCTCCTGCCAACGGTGCAACTCCTGGGGCTGCGGGTGCTAACCAAAAAGAGCAATTTGTATCGTTCACACCAACAAGAAAGAACATTGTATCAGCCTTGTACCGTGAACCGTCGGACAGTGCCTTTGCAGCCGATTGGAGCCAAACAAAAAACCGTGGGTTCTATACCGCAGGTTCTACTGAAGAGGTAGTACAGCCTAAAAACAGTATCAAAGCCTGTGTACACGAAGCCCAAACGGTGGTTGGCGAAACGGGTGTGCGTTTACGCCTGTTAGAGCCTGCTAAAACCCCGCAACGTACCATTCCAAAAGGAACGATTATAACGGCTAATGCAAAATTTCAGAATGGCAGGCTGCAATTAAAAGTTACCTCCGTAGAACTGGAGGGCAATATCATCCCGGTAGATATTACCATTTACGATTTGGACGGACAACAAGGCTTGTACGTTCCGTATTCGCCGGAAATGAACGCCCTTACCGAAATGGCGGGCAATATGAGCCAGACCGGAGGAACAAGTGTAATGCTCACGCAGAATGCCGGACAACAGGTAGCGGCTGATTTAAGCCGTGGCGTGGTACAGGGGATTTCGGGCTATTTCGCCAAGAAAGTAAGAACACCAAAGGTTACGCTGAAAGCGGGCTATCAGGTCTTCCTTGTATCTAAAAAATAATGTTGAACTCAAATAAATAAAACAATGAAAAATCATTTAAAAACCTTTTGGGCTATTGCCCTGATACTCGGCTTTGCCGTAACAACTTATGCACAGGACAGTGCAACTGCAAAAACACCGCTTGCATTGGGCAAGATAGAACCGTACCGTATGGAAGTGACCTACGATAAAACTTCGCACCTGATTTTCCCGACCGCTATCCGTTACGTGGATTTGGGCAGCGAATACCTGATTGCAGGTAAGGCTGAAGATGCCGAAAACGTATTGCGTGTAAAAGCATCGGTAAGGGACTTTGAGCCGGAAACGAATTTTTCCGTTATCACGAATGACGGGCGTTTTTACAGCTTCAACGTGTATTACAGTTTCTACCCGGAGGCTTTGAGCTACGACCTGCTCACAATGCAAAAAGCGGTGGATAAAGCCAAAGGTAACGATGTGCTTTTTGAGGAACTGGGCAACAATTCTCCCTCACTGGCAGGCTTGCTTTTGGAAACCATTTACAAGAAAGATAAGCGCATTGTAAAGCATATCGGGGCTAAGAGTTTCGGCATTCAGTTTATCCTGAAAGGGATTTACATACACAACGGCAAATACTATTTCCATACGGAATTGAGAAACCGTACCAATGTGCCTTTCGAGATTGATTTTATCAATTTCAAAGTCGTGGATAAAAAGGTAGCCAAACGCACCGTAGTCCAGGAACGCCCTTTAACTCCTTTGAGAACTTACAAGCCATTGGACGGTATTGCCGGAAAATCGACCGAACAAAATGTTTTCCTGTTAGACCAGTTTACCATTGCCGATGATAAGGTGTTGCTGATTGAGATTTTCGAGAAAAACGGCGGCAGGCATCAAACATTGCAGGTCGAAAATTCCGACCTAATCAAAGCCCGTTTGATTGACGATATGCACCTAAAATTTTAATAACCCTTTAAAGCAAGAATATGAAAAAGTGTATCTATACCGTGCTGTTTGTCCTGATAGGCATCACGGCTGCACAGGCACAAAGGATGCTGCCGAAGCAGAAGGGATTGGAAATAAGTGCAGGTGTATTTTCCAATGATAAGATTGGCAATGATTACTACATCAGCGCAGCAATGACCATAAACGGTAAGAATGGTAACTATCAGCTTTGGGCGTTGGAATATACCCACCAGTACCACGATTACAAAGACCTGCGCATACCGCAGGAAACCTATTCCACAGAGGGCGGTTACAGCTTCTTTTTGTTGGGAGATGCCCGTAAGAACATTACGCTGAATTTCGCCGTAACGGGCGTGGTCGGTTACGAAACCATCAACCGGGGCGAAACAATGTTGTACGACGGTGCGAAGATATTGAACGAAGATAATTTTATCTACGGAGCAGGCGGTCGCCTCACTTTTGAAACGTACCTGTCCGACCGTTTTGTATTAGTCCTGCAAGGGCGTACAAAAGTGCTTTGGGGTACTGACTTACAACAGTTCCGACCATCGGCAGGTGTGGGATTAAGGTTTAACTTTTAAAACGTAAAAACGATGATTACATTATTCAATAAATTCAGAACAGGGCTACTGCCATTGTATGTATTCCTGACAATCCTCACAGCTTCGGTTACGTTGGTATCTTGCAGCAAAGATGATGACCTCGAAATACAGAACAATTTTCCTTTCGAGGTCAATGTAATGCCAGTGCCTAAAGATGTAGCCAACGAGCAGACCGTAGAAATACGCATTACCATACAGCGTACAGGCAATTACAGCAATACGCAGTATTTTCTCCGCTATTTCCAGTTTGACGGGCAGGGAACTTTGCAATACTACAACGAACCGCCATATCTGCCCAATGACCTGTACCAATTACCAACGGAACAGTTCAGATTGTATTACACTTCGACATCTGCCGTATCACAGTCCTTTGATGTTTGGATTTCGGACAGCTTCGGGAATGAAAAGCAGATAAGTTTTCAGTTTAACAGCAGCGATTAAAAGGAATATTTCAGTTTGTAAAAAACGGCTTGTCTTTTTGATAAGCCGTTTTCTATTTACAGGGTGTTTGCTTAGGTGCGTTTTAACGGTTCATCAATATTTCTTAAATTTATACTTGTGAAATTAAAAAATGTGAGGATATGGTTTCATCATTAGTTATTGGGATAATATTTTTGGTTGCGGGCTTAGCACTTCGTTACTGGATTAACAGAAGAAAGTTTTACAGGCGCAGCCCTATGGCAGCAGAGGGCTTTTCTTCTTATGAAAGCTCGGTCTTCATTAAATTTATTGAAAGGGTTGGTAAATGGGTAGCGTATGCGCTGATTATATTCGGGCTGTTATCGCTATGGGTTTACTCCCGTGAAAAAAAAGATAAGGCAGCGGTAAATACCGAACAACCTGCCCAACGTTGATTTTATACTTTTCACAACTTATAGCAAAGTGCAGATAATCAAAATTACGCTAATGACTATCAGCCCCCAATAAACATATTTGAAAAATTCCCCGTCTTTTAATTGATGATTTAAGTATCTGCCTAAAAATATAGCAGGAATAGTTGTAACCAGTGAAATCAAAAAATATGTATTCACTTGCGGGGTAACAAGTCCTTTAGCATAATATCCTACCACACTTATAAGGCTAACGGGCAGGAAATAAGCCTGCAATGTAGCCCTGAAATATTTTGGGTTCCATTGCCTTAAATTCCCATATACAACCAATGGCGGACCATTCAGACCGTATGCTCCGCCAAATATTCCCGATAAAAAGCCACAGACAAAAAGCCAAAACTTATTGTCCTCCTTTAATACTTTATTGCTATTGAAATAAAGCGAATACAGGGAATACAATATTATCAATATCCCAAGCCCTGTTTTTAACAAAATTTCATTTCCATACAGCAGAATGATGATACCAATAGGTACACCAAGTGCGGCATATAAAATCAGCCATTTGGCACTGTAAAAATGGATTTTTTTATGGTCTTGCACCACAATTACCAGTGCGATAGCTACGGACAGCATAACAGATAAGGGAACGGCTATATCCGCTGGTAGGAAAAAAAGAAAAAGCGGAACGGCAACTAACGCTTCGCCAAACCCTAATGTGGAGCGTACTAAAGATGCTATGAAACTAATGATAAGGATAATAAAATTGTCAATACGGAATATGTTTTGATTATTTTTTGAAAATCCAAATTTACAAAAATTGCTGACGGTATAGTAATTCACTACGCCAAACAGTGCCTTTCAACGCCACTGACTGCAACCTATCCCAATCCTGAAATAAGCCTTTATAAATTCGACTTCCACAGCAAAATTGAGCAAACAATGGAAGTTATCGCAATACAAAAATCCGCACTGGACGGAATGAAAAATGAGCTAAAAGCACTTTTGGAACTGACCGAAAATGCCACGAAAAAATACACGCCAATTTTCGCAGAAGAGCAATGGCTCGATAACCAGGAAGTGTGTCTGATGATGAACATTACCAAAAGGACTTTACAGACCTATAAGGACAAAGGCTTGCTGCCTTATTCCAAACTGAACCGCAAGAACTATTATAAACGCTCGGATGTGCAGGCTTTACTCGAAGCCGGACAGCCGTACAATACTGCCGAAAATGGATTTATTCACGAATGACAATGAGGAAATCATCGCCCACAGGGAAATGATTACACAGCTACGCAGCCGTATTGAAAGCATATTGAAAAACTATCGTCCTGTAATGAACGGAGAAATATACCTTTCGGGCGAAGATGTGTGCAAGCTGCTCCATATCAGCAAGCGGACTTTGCAGCAATACAGGGATGATAATATCCTGCCGTATATACAAATAGGCGGTAAGATTATTTACAAGGAAAGCGATATTATGACCATACTGGAGCAAAATTATATTACACAAAAAACAGTTTGGCTGTAATCTTTTTTGTACTATATGCGGGCAAAAAGATACGAGTTTAGTATCTTTGCTATTGAAAATATAGAAAATACTTAAAGTGTTTTTGCTTTAAGTCCCACATTGAAAACTGGTAATTTTTAGACAACGGGACATAATAAGTAAGAACGCTCACGTCAAAGGCGTGGGCGCTCGCTTATTCGTTGTCGGGCATACCAGTGCCTCAATGTGCGGTAAGTGTAGTTAGCCTACGCTCTTTTTTTTGCGCAGGCTTCCACAACCTAAAACATTAAGGCTATGGACAGCAAAGATATATTTTACCCCGAATTTGAACATCCTGCATCGCAATTATCGGCATTCTCTCTCTGTATTGATGTTTTTATTATATCCCTTAAAAATGGGGAAATTGTAAGTTTTAAACCTAACGAGATAGCACCTTTCAAAGAATGGCTTGACCGTTTTAAAGTTAGGAATATTGCGGTCAATGATGGCATACCTCACGCTAATCGAACGGCAAATTTATCTAAAGCTCCCAATGGATTTTTTAACCTTATCAAAAGAAGCAAAAGAAAATGAGCAAAGAAACAATTAAAGTGGCGATGATAGACGACCACGATATGCTAAGAAAGGGTATCTGCGACTTTCTAATGGGTTTTGGTTTTGAAATATTATTTGAAGCAGAGAACGGCAAAGCTGCGATGGAAAAAATGGAACAAAGCGAAGTTATTCCCGATGTGATGGTCGTTGATATAAATATGCCTGTGATGAATGGATTTGAAACCGCAAAAGCATTATCTGAAAATTATCCGCAAGCCAAAATACTGGCATTTAGCATAAACGATGATGTGCAGGATGTGGTAAAGATGCTTCAACGTGGAGCAAAAGGCTATATACTCAAAGGCGCAGACCCCGAAGAACTTAAAAAAGCCATAACCGTTATAAACGACGGAGGGCGATATTTCAGTGCAGGTGTTGCTGAAGTAGCCAAAGAATATTATAAGCAGTTTCCGCAATAGCAGGTTTCTTTGTTACTTTCTTTTCCGCCGAACTCACGAAAGAAAGTAATCCCACAATTATAAATAGAGGCTGTCTCAAAACTGAGAATAGCCTCTTTTTTATTTATTTCCAAATCTGTACTATGTTTCCACTGTATTGGCTTCAATTATTTTTTTGAAGATTATTCTCCCTTATTTGTGATGAGATTAGATAAAAAACAGTTTTTTTAAGCTGCCTTTTTCCTCAGGTTTTGTGCAATTGCCAATAATCCCCATTCTATGGCCACTTTTTCGTTTCCGCGGAGCATAAAGCGGCGGAACCCGTGGTTCTGCTTAATGTTCCCGAAGACTGGCTCAACATCATAACATCGCTGCTTTCGTTTTTCAATACCCTTTTCGCTGTTTAGAAGTTGGTAGGCCAGTTCTTTATGTCGTTTTAAGTTCTCGTTTATTTCTATAATCCTGTTTGCCTGTGATTTATGACAGGCGCCATTTAATGGGCAGTTAGCACAATTCTTTGCC is a genomic window of Chryseobacterium nakagawai containing:
- the traM gene encoding conjugative transposon protein TraM; this encodes MKENEKRVSFLVEGEDQNGTSNLPDNKKSNKDKLKKPIIFLLMGVVFLGCMYLIFKPSKDKKAVENIGLNDAVPQATGAGMPDDKSKAYEQEMLERKEQEKRNALTTLSDYWNTEDTTSADDEGSLPEEDESNGFGGGGRNSGRNGNTALNSYRNAQSTLGSFYNNDNAETMELRKQVDELKEKLSEKDVPPVATVDDQLKLMEKSYEMAAKYLPQNANTGNAAPANGATPGAAGANQKEQFVSFTPTRKNIVSALYREPSDSAFAADWSQTKNRGFYTAGSTEEVVQPKNSIKACVHEAQTVVGETGVRLRLLEPAKTPQRTIPKGTIITANAKFQNGRLQLKVTSVELEGNIIPVDITIYDLDGQQGLYVPYSPEMNALTEMAGNMSQTGGTSVMLTQNAGQQVAADLSRGVVQGISGYFAKKVRTPKVTLKAGYQVFLVSKK
- the traN gene encoding conjugative transposon protein TraN, yielding MKNHLKTFWAIALILGFAVTTYAQDSATAKTPLALGKIEPYRMEVTYDKTSHLIFPTAIRYVDLGSEYLIAGKAEDAENVLRVKASVRDFEPETNFSVITNDGRFYSFNVYYSFYPEALSYDLLTMQKAVDKAKGNDVLFEELGNNSPSLAGLLLETIYKKDKRIVKHIGAKSFGIQFILKGIYIHNGKYYFHTELRNRTNVPFEIDFINFKVVDKKVAKRTVVQERPLTPLRTYKPLDGIAGKSTEQNVFLLDQFTIADDKVLLIEIFEKNGGRHQTLQVENSDLIKARLIDDMHLKF
- a CDS encoding conjugal transfer protein TraO; the encoded protein is MKKCIYTVLFVLIGITAAQAQRMLPKQKGLEISAGVFSNDKIGNDYYISAAMTINGKNGNYQLWALEYTHQYHDYKDLRIPQETYSTEGGYSFFLLGDARKNITLNFAVTGVVGYETINRGETMLYDGAKILNEDNFIYGAGGRLTFETYLSDRFVLVLQGRTKVLWGTDLQQFRPSAGVGLRFNF
- a CDS encoding DUF3872 domain-containing protein, encoding MITLFNKFRTGLLPLYVFLTILTASVTLVSCSKDDDLEIQNNFPFEVNVMPVPKDVANEQTVEIRITIQRTGNYSNTQYFLRYFQFDGQGTLQYYNEPPYLPNDLYQLPTEQFRLYYTSTSAVSQSFDVWISDSFGNEKQISFQFNSSD
- a CDS encoding molybdenum ABC transporter permease — encoded protein: MVSSLVIGIIFLVAGLALRYWINRRKFYRRSPMAAEGFSSYESSVFIKFIERVGKWVAYALIIFGLLSLWVYSREKKDKAAVNTEQPAQR
- a CDS encoding sulfite exporter TauE/SafE family protein; protein product: MNYYTVSNFCKFGFSKNNQNIFRIDNFIILIISFIASLVRSTLGFGEALVAVPLFLFFLPADIAVPLSVMLSVAIALVIVVQDHKKIHFYSAKWLILYAALGVPIGIIILLYGNEILLKTGLGILIILYSLYSLYFNSNKVLKEDNKFWLFVCGFLSGIFGGAYGLNGPPLVVYGNLRQWNPKYFRATLQAYFLPVSLISVVGYYAKGLVTPQVNTYFLISLVTTIPAIFLGRYLNHQLKDGEFFKYVYWGLIVISVILIICTLL
- a CDS encoding helix-turn-helix domain-containing protein, which codes for MEVIAIQKSALDGMKNELKALLELTENATKKYTPIFAEEQWLDNQEVCLMMNITKRTLQTYKDKGLLPYSKLNRKNYYKRSDVQALLEAGQPYNTAENGFIHE
- a CDS encoding helix-turn-helix domain-containing protein yields the protein MITQLRSRIESILKNYRPVMNGEIYLSGEDVCKLLHISKRTLQQYRDDNILPYIQIGGKIIYKESDIMTILEQNYITQKTVWL
- a CDS encoding response regulator — translated: MSKETIKVAMIDDHDMLRKGICDFLMGFGFEILFEAENGKAAMEKMEQSEVIPDVMVVDINMPVMNGFETAKALSENYPQAKILAFSINDDVQDVVKMLQRGAKGYILKGADPEELKKAITVINDGGRYFSAGVAEVAKEYYKQFPQ